Genomic window (Tardiphaga sp. vice304):
ACGGCGGGTGACGCCGACGATGGAATTGATCAGCGTGGTCTTGCCGGTGCCGTTACGGCCGAGCAGCGCCAGCACCTGGCCCTCGCCGAGGGCAAGCGTCATTTTCGGGATCACCACGGCCTGGCCGTAGCCGGCGCAGAGCTGGTCGATGGTCAACAGATCAGACATCGGCGCCCTCGCCCAGATAGACCGCCTTAACGCGGGGATCGCGCGCGACTTCGTCGGGCGACCCCTCCACCAGCAGGGCGCCGGCGACCAGCACCGAGATGCGGTCCGCGAAGGAAAACACCAGATCCATGTCGTGCTCGATCAGAAGCACGGTGACGTCGCGCGGCAGCGAGGCTACCGCGGAGAGGATGTCGTGGCGCTCGCTCTCCGGCACGCCGGCGGCGGGCTCGTCGAGCAACAGCACGCGCGGCTTGGTGGCCAGCGCCACGGCGATCTCCAGCAGACGCTGCTTGCCATAGGGTAGCGTGGCGGTCGGCTCATTCATCACGTCGAGCAGATGGAAGCGCGACAGATTTTCCGCGATCTCGTCATTGACGTCCGCGCGGGTGCCCATGCGGCGCCACCAGTCGCCGCCGTGGCCGAGATGTTCGGAGGCGGCGAGGCCAATGGTTTCCAGCGGCGTGAGATCCGCATAGAGCTGGTTGATCTGGAAGGTACGCGACAGCCCGCGCAGCACCCGCTTGTGCACCGGCAGGCTGCCGATCTCCTGGCCCTCCAGCAGGATGCGGCCGGAGTCCGGCGTCAGCACGCCGGTCAACAGATTGATCACCGTGGTCTTGCCGGCGCCGTTCGGACCGATCAGCGCGTGCCGCGCGCCCGACTCGATCTTCAGGCTGAGATCGCTCGTGACCCTGAGCCCGCCGAATTTCTTTTCCAGGTTGACGGTTTCCAGCGCGATGGTCATGGCCGGTCCCCTTCTGCCAGCGCGATCGGGGTTTTCGCCCCGAACCGGCGCAGCACGAGGTTGGGCACGTACAGCACCCAGCGATGCAGGCGTTCGCGGCCTATCAGCACGATCGCCACCAACACCAGGCCGATCCAGAACATCCAATATTGCGGCGTGAGCGTTGCAAACAGCTCCTGCAGCAACTTGAAGATCACCGCGCCGATCAGTCCGCCATAGAGATAGCCGGTACCGCCGATGATCAGCACCAGCATCAGGTCGGCCGAGCGGTCGAAGGCGAAGCCGTCCAATGAGGCCAACGCCGTGGTCTGCGTCGACAGTGCGCCGGCAACACCGGCATAGAACGCCGCGATGGTATAGATCGCGATCAGGCGGCGGTTGACCGGAATGCCGATCGCCGAGGCGCGCAGAGGATTGTTGCGAATGGCGCGCAGCGACA
Coding sequences:
- a CDS encoding ABC transporter ATP-binding protein produces the protein MTIALETVNLEKKFGGLRVTSDLSLKIESGARHALIGPNGAGKTTVINLLTGVLTPDSGRILLEGQEIGSLPVHKRVLRGLSRTFQINQLYADLTPLETIGLAASEHLGHGGDWWRRMGTRADVNDEIAENLSRFHLLDVMNEPTATLPYGKQRLLEIAVALATKPRVLLLDEPAAGVPESERHDILSAVASLPRDVTVLLIEHDMDLVFSFADRISVLVAGALLVEGSPDEVARDPRVKAVYLGEGADV